A stretch of Pseudomonas sp. 7SR1 DNA encodes these proteins:
- a CDS encoding amino acid ABC transporter permease gives MEFDFTGIVPAIPGLWNGMVMTLKLMALGVVGGIVLGTILALMRLSHNKLVSNIAGTYVNYFRSIPLLLVITWFYLAVPFVLRWITGEDTPIGAFGSCVVAFMMFEAAYFCEIVRAGVQSIPKGQMGAAQALGMNYGQTMRLIILPQAFRKMTPLLLQQSIILFQDTSLVYTVGLVDFLNASRASGDIIGRSNEFLIIAGLVYFTISFAASLLVKRLQKRFAV, from the coding sequence ATGGAATTCGATTTCACGGGCATCGTCCCGGCCATTCCCGGCTTGTGGAACGGCATGGTGATGACGCTCAAGCTGATGGCCCTGGGCGTGGTCGGCGGGATCGTTCTGGGAACGATCCTGGCCCTCATGCGCCTGTCCCACAACAAGCTGGTCTCCAACATCGCCGGCACCTACGTCAACTATTTCCGCTCGATCCCGCTGCTGCTGGTGATCACCTGGTTCTACCTGGCGGTGCCATTCGTGCTGCGCTGGATCACCGGCGAGGACACCCCGATCGGTGCGTTCGGCTCCTGCGTCGTGGCGTTCATGATGTTCGAGGCGGCGTATTTCTGCGAAATCGTGCGGGCCGGCGTGCAGTCGATCCCCAAGGGCCAGATGGGCGCGGCACAGGCACTGGGCATGAATTATGGCCAGACCATGCGCCTGATCATCCTGCCCCAGGCGTTTCGCAAGATGACCCCGCTGCTGCTGCAGCAGAGCATCATCCTGTTTCAGGACACCTCGCTGGTCTACACGGTCGGCCTGGTGGACTTCCTCAATGCTTCGCGGGCCAGTGGCGACATCATCGGCCGCTCCAATGAGTTCCTGATCATCGCAGGTCTCGTGTACTTCACAATCAGCTTTGCCGCCTCGCTGCTGGTCAAGCGTCTGCAAAAAAGGTTCGCCGTATGA
- the glpD gene encoding glycerol-3-phosphate dehydrogenase → MPTSTLPTPPLAEVYDIAVIGGGINGVGIAADAAGRGLSVFLCEKDDLASHTSSASSKLIHGGLRYLEHYEFRLVREALAEREVLLTKAPHIVKQMRFVLPHRPHLRPAWMIRAGLFLYDHLGKREQLAGSRSLKFGADSALKSEITKGFEYSDCWVDDARLVVLNAMAAREKGAHIHTRTRCVNARRSKGLWHLNLERADGSLFSIRSKALVNAAGPWVAKFIRDDLKMESPYGIRLIQGSHVIVPKLYEGEHAHILQNEDQRIVFTIPYLNQFTLIGTTDREYTGDPAKVAITDGETDYLLNVVNAHFKKQISRSDILHSYSGVRPLCNDESDNPSAVTRDYTLALSGGGEDAPLLSVFGGKLTTYRKLAESAMAQLAPYFTQMRPSWTAVDPLPGGENMTTPQALCSSIRDKFDWVPTELARRWATTYGSRTWRMLEGVHSLADLGEHIGGGLYTREVDYLCSDEWAVSAQDILWRRSKLGLFTSAAEQQKLQQYLDEVEHNRRKIEAA, encoded by the coding sequence ATGCCCACTTCTACCTTGCCTACGCCCCCTCTCGCCGAAGTTTATGACATCGCCGTCATCGGTGGCGGCATCAATGGCGTGGGGATCGCCGCGGATGCTGCCGGTCGCGGTCTTTCGGTGTTCCTTTGCGAAAAGGACGACCTGGCCAGCCACACTTCGTCGGCCAGCAGCAAACTGATCCATGGCGGCCTGCGCTATCTCGAACATTACGAGTTCCGCCTGGTGCGTGAAGCGCTGGCCGAGCGCGAAGTGTTGCTGACCAAGGCTCCGCACATCGTCAAGCAGATGCGCTTCGTGTTGCCCCATCGCCCGCACCTGCGTCCGGCGTGGATGATCCGCGCCGGCCTGTTCCTCTATGACCACCTGGGCAAGCGCGAGCAGCTCGCCGGCTCCAGGAGCCTGAAGTTCGGCGCCGACAGCGCGTTGAAAAGCGAAATCACCAAGGGCTTCGAATATTCCGATTGCTGGGTCGATGACGCGCGGCTGGTGGTGCTCAATGCCATGGCCGCCCGGGAAAAAGGCGCCCACATCCATACACGCACCCGTTGCGTGAACGCTCGTCGCAGCAAGGGGCTGTGGCACTTGAACCTGGAACGTGCCGACGGCAGCCTGTTCTCGATCCGTTCCAAGGCACTGGTGAATGCCGCCGGCCCGTGGGTCGCCAAGTTCATCCGCGACGACCTGAAAATGGAATCGCCCTATGGCATCCGGCTGATCCAGGGTAGCCATGTCATCGTGCCAAAACTCTACGAAGGCGAACATGCGCACATTCTTCAGAACGAAGACCAACGAATCGTGTTCACCATTCCCTATCTGAACCAATTCACCCTGATCGGCACCACCGACCGCGAATACACCGGCGACCCGGCCAAGGTAGCGATTACCGACGGCGAAACCGATTACCTGTTGAATGTGGTCAACGCCCACTTCAAGAAGCAGATCAGCCGCAGCGATATCCTGCACAGCTATTCCGGCGTACGCCCGTTATGCAACGACGAGTCGGACAACCCCTCGGCAGTCACCCGGGACTACACCCTGGCGCTGTCCGGCGGCGGCGAAGACGCCCCGCTGCTGTCGGTATTCGGTGGCAAGCTGACCACCTACCGCAAACTGGCCGAATCGGCCATGGCGCAGCTGGCGCCGTATTTCACCCAGATGCGCCCGAGCTGGACGGCCGTCGACCCGCTGCCCGGTGGCGAAAACATGACCACGCCACAAGCATTGTGCTCTTCGATCCGCGACAAGTTCGACTGGGTACCGACCGAGCTCGCCCGCCGTTGGGCCACCACGTATGGCAGCCGTACCTGGCGCATGCTCGAAGGCGTGCACAGCCTGGCAGACCTGGGCGAACACATCGGTGGCGGCCTCTACACCCGGGAAGTCGACTACCTGTGCAGCGATGAATGGGCCGTCAGCGCCCAGGACATCCTGTGGCGCCGCAGCAAACTGGGCTTGTTTACCAGCGCGGCCGAACAGCAAAAGCTTCAACAGTACCTGGACGAGGTCGAACACAACCGCCGCAAGATAGAAGCGGCCTGA
- a CDS encoding amino acid ABC transporter permease: protein MNYNWDWGVFFKSTGVGSEIYLDWYVAGLGWTIAIAVAAWIIALLLGSILGVMRTVPNRLVSGIATCYVELFRNVPLLVQLFIWYFLIPDLLPENLQEWYKQDLNPTTSAYLSVVVCLGLFTAARVCEQVRTGIQALPRGQESAARAMGFKLPQIYWNVLLPQAYRIIIPPLTSEFLNVFKNSSVASLIGLMELLAQTKQTAEFSANLFEAFTLATLIYFTLNMSLMLLMRMVEKKVAVPGLISVGGK, encoded by the coding sequence ATGAATTACAACTGGGACTGGGGCGTGTTCTTCAAGTCCACCGGCGTGGGCAGCGAGATCTATCTCGACTGGTACGTGGCCGGCCTGGGCTGGACCATTGCCATCGCCGTCGCGGCCTGGATCATTGCCCTGCTGCTGGGCTCGATCCTCGGCGTGATGCGCACCGTGCCGAACCGGCTGGTGTCGGGTATCGCCACTTGCTACGTGGAGCTCTTCCGAAACGTACCACTGCTGGTTCAGCTGTTTATCTGGTATTTCCTGATACCCGACCTGCTGCCCGAGAACCTGCAGGAATGGTACAAGCAGGACCTGAACCCGACCACCTCGGCCTACCTGAGCGTCGTCGTGTGCCTGGGCCTGTTCACCGCCGCCCGGGTTTGCGAACAGGTGCGCACCGGTATCCAGGCACTGCCGCGGGGCCAGGAATCCGCCGCCCGGGCCATGGGCTTCAAGCTGCCGCAGATCTACTGGAACGTGCTGCTGCCCCAGGCCTACCGGATCATCATTCCGCCGCTTACCTCGGAATTCCTCAACGTCTTCAAGAACTCCTCCGTGGCCTCGCTGATCGGCCTCATGGAGTTGCTGGCGCAGACCAAGCAGACCGCCGAGTTCTCCGCCAACCTGTTCGAAGCGTTCACCCTGGCGACGCTGATCTACTTCACCCTGAACATGAGCCTGATGCTGCTCATGCGCATGGTCGAGAAGAAAGTGGCAGTGCCCGGCCTGATCTCCGTAGGGGGTAAATGA
- a CDS encoding sensor histidine kinase, whose translation MKCDPTLYRAAPPSLAVKPRLIRHLLLPPLIIALTIGLGYLGFWISEHYGIRGLAENGERQLELHARAVESEISKYTYLPSLLELESSVSQLLDDPTPEHRKTVNEYLEGLNRRSRSRAIYVMDTTGRVMATSNWRDVDSYLGEDLSFRAYFQNAVRGQPGRFYGIGSTNGEPGYYLAHGLEQQGKIIGVAVVKVRLEALEERWQRARLEAFVSDENGVIILSSDPARRLKSVRPLSDETKERLARSLQYYWFPLNELVPLDRERLTEDMEKLTFPANTQVATDKQAISYLSQTRPLSDTPWNFTLLTPLEDLRRQAVNQGILVAVAFALVAFLLIAWNERRKVIATRLAAREALQEANNQLERRITERTSDLRASNERLKNQIRERRQAEETLRRAQDELVQAGKLAAIGQMSTSIAHELNQPLAALRTLSGNTVRFLERGQLDIANANLKTINELIDRMGRITASLRSFARRGDDQGRASLGKAVEAALQLLGARLENLNVKVQADFDNVQVQIDQTRLEQILGNLVGNALDAMQAQAEPRLWLEGEALEGKYRLRVRDNGHGIDPQARKHLFEPFFTTKPGEQGLGLGLTLSASLAAAAGGHLEVEHPDDGGTTFVLSLPLVSLSPAEPL comes from the coding sequence ATGAAATGCGACCCCACCCTTTATCGCGCCGCGCCGCCATCACTCGCCGTGAAACCTCGCCTGATCCGCCACCTGTTGCTGCCACCGCTGATCATCGCCCTGACGATCGGCCTGGGTTATCTCGGTTTCTGGATCAGCGAGCACTACGGCATCCGTGGCCTGGCCGAGAACGGCGAGCGCCAGCTGGAGCTGCATGCCCGCGCAGTAGAGAGCGAGATCAGCAAGTACACCTACCTGCCCAGCCTGCTGGAGCTTGAATCCAGCGTCTCGCAACTGCTCGACGACCCGACACCCGAGCATCGCAAGACCGTCAACGAATACCTCGAAGGCCTGAACCGACGCAGCCGCAGCCGGGCCATCTACGTCATGGACACCACCGGTCGGGTCATGGCCACCAGCAACTGGCGCGATGTCGACAGTTACCTGGGCGAAGACCTGTCTTTCCGGGCCTATTTCCAGAACGCCGTGCGTGGTCAACCGGGCCGCTTCTATGGCATCGGCAGTACGAACGGCGAGCCCGGCTATTACCTGGCCCATGGCCTGGAGCAACAAGGCAAGATCATCGGCGTCGCCGTGGTCAAGGTGCGCCTCGAAGCCCTCGAAGAACGCTGGCAACGGGCCCGCCTGGAGGCGTTCGTCAGTGACGAGAATGGCGTCATCATTCTCTCCAGCGATCCGGCACGACGGCTCAAGTCGGTACGACCGCTGAGCGACGAAACCAAGGAACGCCTGGCCCGCAGCCTTCAATACTACTGGTTCCCGCTGAACGAACTGGTGCCCCTGGACCGGGAGCGGCTAACCGAAGACATGGAAAAACTGACCTTCCCCGCCAACACCCAGGTGGCGACCGACAAACAAGCCATCAGCTACCTCTCCCAGACCCGCCCCCTGAGCGATACACCGTGGAATTTCACCTTGTTGACGCCGCTTGAGGACCTGCGCCGACAGGCCGTCAACCAAGGCATCCTGGTAGCGGTGGCGTTCGCCCTGGTGGCGTTCCTGCTGATCGCCTGGAACGAGCGACGCAAGGTCATCGCCACCCGCCTCGCCGCCCGCGAGGCCCTGCAGGAAGCCAACAACCAGCTCGAACGGCGGATTACCGAACGCACCAGCGACCTGCGGGCCAGCAATGAACGCCTCAAGAACCAGATCCGCGAACGCCGCCAGGCCGAAGAGACCCTGCGTCGTGCCCAGGATGAACTGGTCCAGGCGGGAAAACTGGCGGCTATCGGCCAGATGTCCACCAGCATCGCCCACGAACTCAACCAGCCACTGGCAGCCCTGCGCACCCTGTCCGGCAATACCGTGCGCTTCCTGGAGCGTGGCCAGCTGGATATCGCCAATGCCAATCTCAAGACCATCAATGAACTGATCGACCGCATGGGCCGGATCACCGCCAGCCTGCGCTCCTTCGCCCGACGTGGGGACGACCAGGGCCGGGCCAGCCTCGGCAAGGCCGTCGAGGCCGCCTTGCAACTGCTGGGCGCCCGCCTTGAGAACCTGAACGTGAAGGTGCAGGCCGATTTCGATAACGTGCAGGTACAGATCGACCAGACACGCCTGGAGCAGATCCTCGGGAACCTGGTGGGCAATGCCCTGGATGCCATGCAGGCGCAGGCCGAGCCTCGGCTGTGGCTTGAAGGCGAAGCCCTGGAGGGCAAGTATCGCCTGCGGGTGCGGGACAATGGCCACGGCATCGATCCGCAGGCACGCAAGCATCTGTTCGAACCTTTCTTCACCACCAAACCCGGCGAGCAGGGCCTTGGCCTGGGCCTGACCCTCTCGGCGAGCCTGGCCGCCGCTGCGGGCGGTCACCTGGAAGTCGAGCACCCCGATGACGGTGGCACCACCTTCGTCCTCAGTTTACCGTTGGTAAGCCTTTCACCTGCCGAGCCGCTATGA
- a CDS encoding amino acid ABC transporter ATP-binding protein translates to MISIKNINKWYGDFQVLTNCSTEVSKGEVVVVCGPSGSGKSTLIKCVNALEPFQKGDIVVDGTSIADPKTNLPKLRSRVGMVFQHFELFPHLTITENLTIAQIKVLGRSKEEATKKGLQLLERVGLSAHAHKHPGQLSGGQQQRVAIARALAMDPVVMLFDEPTSALDPEMVNEVLDVMVQLAHEGMTMMCVTHEMGFARKVANRVIFMDQGQIIEDCAKEEFFGDISARSERAQHFLEKILQH, encoded by the coding sequence ATGATCTCTATCAAGAACATCAACAAGTGGTATGGGGACTTCCAGGTACTGACCAATTGCAGCACCGAGGTCAGCAAGGGTGAGGTCGTGGTGGTGTGCGGTCCGTCGGGCTCGGGCAAATCCACGCTGATCAAGTGCGTGAATGCCCTGGAGCCGTTCCAGAAAGGCGACATCGTGGTCGACGGCACGTCCATCGCCGATCCGAAGACCAACCTGCCGAAACTGCGTTCGCGGGTGGGCATGGTGTTCCAGCACTTCGAGCTGTTCCCGCACCTGACCATCACCGAAAACCTGACCATCGCGCAGATCAAGGTGCTGGGTCGCAGCAAGGAAGAAGCCACCAAGAAAGGCCTGCAGTTGCTTGAACGGGTCGGCCTCTCCGCCCATGCCCACAAGCATCCGGGCCAGCTTTCCGGCGGCCAGCAACAGCGCGTGGCCATTGCCCGGGCGCTGGCGATGGACCCGGTGGTGATGCTGTTCGACGAACCGACCTCGGCCCTCGACCCGGAAATGGTCAACGAAGTGCTCGATGTGATGGTGCAACTGGCCCACGAAGGCATGACCATGATGTGCGTGACCCACGAAATGGGCTTCGCCCGCAAAGTGGCGAACCGGGTGATCTTCATGGACCAGGGCCAGATCATCGAAGATTGCGCGAAGGAAGAATTCTTCGGCGACATCAGCGCCCGCTCTGAACGTGCGCAGCATTTCCTCGAGAAGATCCTGCAGCACTAA
- a CDS encoding IS3 family transposase, with translation MIDELDEQYGVNNCCRAFGVNRSSFYAWRQRQGKVKPEREKLKAVLVEHHKESRASAGARTLSKELQAKGHRVGRHMARSLMREAGVASRQRRRHKYKSSGVEALVTPHLLKRKFDVTAINQVWCGDVTYIKVGNRWLYFAAVLDLYARRIVGWSFSLISDAALTCEALRMAVELRGRPKGVLFHSDQGCQYTSHKFRNEINRHGLVHSMSRKGECWDNAPMERFFGSLKSEWVPENGYNSEHEARVDIQRYVMRYNNVRLHSYNDYRSPVAMEKLAA, from the coding sequence TTGATCGATGAGCTGGACGAGCAGTACGGCGTTAACAATTGCTGTCGGGCGTTTGGAGTCAACCGCAGCAGCTTTTACGCTTGGCGGCAGCGCCAAGGCAAGGTGAAGCCTGAGCGGGAGAAACTTAAAGCCGTGCTGGTCGAGCATCACAAGGAATCCAGAGCATCCGCGGGGGCTCGCACCCTTTCCAAGGAGCTGCAAGCAAAGGGGCATCGTGTCGGGCGACATATGGCTCGCAGTTTGATGCGTGAAGCCGGTGTTGCGAGTCGGCAGCGTCGACGGCACAAGTACAAATCTTCCGGTGTGGAAGCCCTGGTGACGCCGCACCTGCTCAAACGCAAGTTTGATGTCACGGCGATCAACCAGGTGTGGTGTGGCGATGTGACGTACATCAAGGTCGGCAATCGGTGGCTGTATTTTGCGGCTGTTCTGGATTTGTACGCTCGCCGGATCGTGGGCTGGTCTTTCTCGTTGATTTCTGACGCCGCGCTGACTTGCGAGGCACTGCGGATGGCGGTCGAGTTGCGAGGCCGCCCAAAGGGAGTGCTGTTTCATTCTGATCAAGGCTGCCAGTACACCAGCCATAAATTCAGGAATGAAATAAATAGGCACGGGCTTGTGCACAGCATGAGTCGTAAAGGTGAATGCTGGGACAACGCCCCAATGGAGCGTTTTTTTGGAAGCTTGAAGTCGGAGTGGGTGCCAGAGAATGGTTACAACTCGGAGCACGAAGCTCGTGTGGATATACAACGTTATGTGATGCGTTACAACAACGTCAGGCTCCATAGCTACAACGACTACCGGTCGCCGGTAGCTATGGAGAAACTGGCGGCGTGA
- a CDS encoding transposase, with the protein MRKSYSREFKLKAASLVLDEGQSVPEVCASLDIGPTALRRWVDQVRQERLGSTPQGAKAITADQREIQQLKALLRQKDLDIEILKKASALLLLDSKDHSR; encoded by the coding sequence ATGCGTAAATCTTATTCCAGGGAATTCAAGCTCAAGGCTGCCAGCTTGGTGCTGGACGAGGGCCAGTCGGTCCCAGAGGTCTGTGCCAGTTTGGATATTGGCCCAACGGCCTTGCGCCGTTGGGTCGATCAGGTGCGTCAAGAACGCTTGGGCTCAACCCCGCAAGGGGCCAAGGCGATTACCGCCGATCAGCGAGAGATTCAGCAGCTCAAAGCGTTGCTCAGGCAAAAAGACCTGGACATTGAAATCCTAAAAAAGGCCAGTGCTCTCCTGCTTTTGGACTCCAAAGATCATTCTCGTTGA
- a CDS encoding DeoR/GlpR family transcriptional regulator — MNLPPRQQQILELVRERGYVSIEEMAQLFVVTPQTIRRDINQLAEMNLLRRYHGGAAYDSSVENTAYAMRADQMRDEKQRIAEAIAAQIPDHASLFINIGTTTESIARALLNHNHLKVITNNLHVASILSAKDDFEVLIAGGNVRRDGGVVGQASVDFINQFKVDFALVGISGIDEDGSLLDFDYQEVRVSQAIIANARQVLLAADSSKFGRNAMVRLGPISLIDCLVTDQQPVPALAQLLSQHKIRLEVV, encoded by the coding sequence ATGAATCTGCCTCCCCGTCAGCAGCAAATCCTCGAACTGGTCCGCGAGCGCGGCTATGTCAGTATCGAGGAAATGGCGCAGTTATTCGTCGTGACTCCGCAGACCATCCGCCGCGACATTAATCAACTGGCGGAAATGAATCTGCTGCGCCGCTACCACGGCGGCGCGGCCTACGACTCAAGCGTGGAAAACACCGCCTACGCCATGCGCGCCGATCAGATGCGCGACGAGAAGCAACGTATCGCCGAAGCCATCGCCGCCCAGATCCCCGATCACGCCTCGCTGTTCATCAACATCGGCACCACCACTGAATCCATCGCCCGGGCGCTGCTCAATCACAACCATCTCAAGGTCATCACCAACAACCTTCACGTGGCCTCGATCCTCAGCGCCAAGGACGACTTCGAAGTCCTGATCGCCGGCGGCAACGTACGCCGTGACGGTGGCGTGGTGGGCCAGGCCAGCGTCGACTTCATCAACCAGTTCAAGGTGGACTTCGCCCTGGTGGGCATCAGCGGTATCGACGAAGACGGCAGCCTGCTGGATTTCGACTACCAGGAAGTGCGCGTCTCCCAGGCGATCATCGCCAACGCCCGGCAGGTGCTGCTGGCGGCGGACTCCAGCAAGTTCGGGCGCAACGCCATGGTTCGCCTGGGCCCCATCAGCCTGATCGATTGCCTGGTGACCGACCAGCAACCCGTGCCGGCCCTGGCGCAATTGCTGAGCCAGCACAAGATTCGGCTGGAAGTGGTCTGA
- the glpK gene encoding glycerol kinase GlpK, translating to MTDIQNKNYIIALDQGTTSSRAIIFDRDANVVGTAQREFVQHYPQPGWVEHDPMEIFATQSAVMVEALAQAGLHHDQVAAIGITNQRETTVVWDKTTGRPIYNAIVWQCRRSTEICQQLKRDGHEQYISDTTGLVTDPYFSGTKLKWILDNVEGSRERARNGELLFGTVDSWLIWKFTGGKVHVTDYTNASRTLLFNIHSLEWDAKMLDILDIPREMLPEVKPSSQIYGRTKSGIAIGGIAGDQQAALFGQMCVEPGQAKNTYGTGCFLLMNTGDKAVKSSHGMLTTIACGPRGEVAYALEGAVFNGGSTVQWLRDELKIINDALDTEYFANKVKDSNGVYLVPAFTGLGAPYWDPYARGALFGLTRGVRVDHIIRATLESIAYQTRDVLDAMQQDAGERLKALRVDGGAVANNFLMQFQADILGTRVERPKMRETTALGAAYLAGLACGFWGSLEELRGKAMIEREFEPQLDEQAKEKLYAGWKKAVSRTRDWEPHEDAE from the coding sequence ATGACCGATATCCAGAACAAGAACTACATCATTGCCCTCGATCAGGGTACGACCAGCTCCCGAGCGATCATCTTCGACCGCGACGCCAATGTGGTCGGCACCGCCCAGCGCGAATTCGTCCAGCACTACCCGCAGCCCGGCTGGGTCGAACACGACCCGATGGAGATCTTCGCCACCCAGAGCGCCGTCATGGTCGAAGCCCTGGCCCAGGCCGGCCTGCACCATGACCAGGTGGCCGCCATCGGCATCACCAACCAGCGTGAAACCACGGTGGTCTGGGACAAGACCACCGGCCGCCCGATCTACAACGCCATCGTCTGGCAGTGCCGGCGCAGCACCGAAATCTGCCAGCAGCTCAAGCGCGACGGCCATGAGCAATACATCAGCGACACCACCGGCTTGGTCACCGACCCGTATTTCTCCGGCACCAAGCTCAAGTGGATCCTGGACAATGTCGAAGGCAGCCGCGAGCGCGCGCGCAACGGTGAACTGCTGTTCGGCACCGTAGACAGCTGGCTGATCTGGAAATTTACCGGCGGCAAGGTGCATGTCACCGACTACACCAACGCCTCGCGCACCCTGCTGTTCAACATCCACTCGCTGGAGTGGGACGCGAAGATGCTCGACATCCTGGACATCCCCCGGGAAATGCTGCCGGAAGTAAAGCCCTCGTCGCAGATCTATGGCCGCACCAAGAGCGGCATCGCCATCGGCGGCATCGCCGGTGACCAGCAGGCCGCCCTTTTCGGCCAGATGTGCGTGGAACCGGGCCAGGCCAAGAACACCTACGGTACCGGCTGCTTCCTGCTGATGAACACCGGCGACAAGGCCGTCAAGTCCAGCCACGGCATGCTCACCACCATCGCCTGCGGTCCCCGCGGCGAAGTGGCCTATGCCCTGGAAGGCGCGGTGTTCAACGGCGGCTCCACCGTGCAGTGGCTGCGCGATGAGCTGAAGATCATCAATGACGCCCTCGATACCGAATACTTCGCCAACAAGGTCAAGGACAGCAACGGCGTGTACCTCGTGCCGGCCTTCACCGGCCTGGGCGCTCCCTATTGGGACCCCTACGCCCGTGGTGCACTGTTCGGCCTGACCCGTGGCGTGCGGGTCGACCACATCATTCGCGCAACACTGGAGTCGATCGCCTACCAGACCCGCGATGTGCTCGACGCCATGCAACAGGACGCCGGCGAACGTCTCAAAGCGCTGCGCGTGGATGGCGGCGCGGTGGCGAACAACTTCCTGATGCAATTTCAGGCGGACATCCTGGGAACCCGGGTAGAACGTCCGAAAATGCGCGAAACCACCGCCCTGGGCGCTGCCTACCTGGCCGGCCTGGCCTGCGGTTTCTGGGGCAGCCTGGAAGAACTGCGCGGCAAAGCGATGATCGAGCGCGAATTCGAACCGCAACTGGACGAACAAGCCAAGGAAAAACTCTACGCAGGCTGGAAAAAAGCGGTCAGCCGCACCCGCGATTGGGAGCCCCACGAAGACGCCGAATAA
- a CDS encoding glutamate/aspartate ABC transporter substrate-binding protein, with protein MRIVPHLLGAAIAAALISTPVFAAELTGTLKKIKESGVITLGHRDASIPFSYIADASGKPVGYSHDIQLKVVEALKKDLDMPNLQVKYNLVTSQTRIPLVQNGTVDLECGSTTNNVERQQQVDFSVGIFEIGTRLLSKKDSKYKDFDDLKGKNVVTTAGTTSERLLKAMNADKQMGMNVISAKDHGESFQMLESGRAVAFMMDDALLAGEAAKAKKASDWEVTGTPQSYEIYGCMMRKGDAPFKKAVDDAIVATYKSGEINKIYDKWFTQPIPPKNLNLNFPMSDELKALIANPTDKAADDKKS; from the coding sequence ATGCGTATCGTTCCCCATCTCCTGGGCGCAGCCATTGCTGCCGCTCTGATCAGCACTCCAGTCTTCGCGGCCGAACTGACCGGCACGCTGAAAAAGATCAAAGAGTCCGGCGTCATCACGCTCGGGCATCGCGACGCTTCCATTCCGTTTTCCTACATCGCGGACGCTTCCGGTAAACCGGTCGGCTACTCCCACGACATCCAGTTGAAAGTCGTCGAGGCGCTGAAAAAAGACCTGGACATGCCGAACCTGCAGGTCAAGTACAACCTGGTCACCTCCCAGACCCGTATCCCGCTGGTGCAGAACGGCACCGTGGACCTGGAGTGCGGCTCCACCACCAACAACGTGGAACGCCAGCAGCAGGTTGATTTCTCCGTCGGCATCTTCGAGATCGGCACTCGCCTGCTCTCCAAGAAAGATTCCAAGTACAAGGATTTCGACGATCTCAAAGGCAAGAACGTCGTGACCACCGCCGGCACCACCTCCGAGCGCCTGCTCAAGGCGATGAACGCCGACAAGCAGATGGGCATGAACGTCATCTCCGCCAAGGACCACGGCGAGTCCTTCCAGATGCTGGAATCGGGCCGTGCCGTTGCGTTCATGATGGACGACGCCCTGCTGGCCGGCGAAGCCGCCAAGGCCAAGAAGGCCAGCGACTGGGAAGTGACCGGTACCCCACAGTCGTATGAAATCTATGGCTGCATGATGCGCAAGGGCGACGCGCCGTTCAAAAAGGCCGTGGATGACGCCATCGTGGCCACCTACAAGTCGGGCGAAATCAACAAGATCTACGACAAATGGTTCACCCAGCCCATCCCGCCAAAGAACCTGAACCTGAACTTCCCGATGAGCGACGAGCTCAAGGCATTGATCGCCAATCCGACCGACAAGGCGGCTGACGACAAGAAGTCCTGA